The proteins below come from a single Roseiflexus sp. RS-1 genomic window:
- a CDS encoding iron-containing alcohol dehydrogenase, producing MMPPRAFLMPAQVLIGSGAVEQVGAECQKRGWKKALIVSDKIMLGLGLVGKVEQYLAESGIASTVYAGVNTEPVVEYVQEGLQTYREGNCDFVVAVGGGSPIDTAKAIAVLVTNPGSIEQYKGIGKIAAPGVPVVAIPTTAGTGSEATVYTVITDQKTDVKMLIGSPYLMPTIAIVDPMLTVSSPQSVTAATGVDALVHAIEAYVSVKRQPMTDIFCLSAIRLISQNIRQAWANGNNIEAREQMMLGAFQAGVAFSNSSVALVHGMSRPIGAHFHIAHGVSNAALLAAVTEFSLIGDPVRYAQIAEAMGEPIQGLSVMEAADRVVHAIRRLVSDIRIPSLKQLGVERERLIELAPSMADAAIDSGSPANNPRKPTRQEIIDLYIKAYDQE from the coding sequence ATGATGCCGCCACGAGCATTTCTCATGCCGGCGCAGGTTCTCATCGGCTCAGGCGCGGTTGAACAGGTCGGCGCCGAGTGTCAGAAGCGCGGTTGGAAGAAAGCCCTGATCGTTTCCGACAAAATCATGCTTGGGCTGGGGCTGGTCGGCAAAGTCGAGCAGTATCTTGCCGAGAGCGGAATCGCCAGCACGGTGTACGCCGGCGTCAACACCGAACCGGTGGTGGAATACGTTCAGGAAGGCTTGCAGACGTATCGGGAAGGCAACTGCGACTTCGTCGTCGCGGTTGGCGGCGGCAGCCCCATCGACACAGCCAAAGCCATCGCAGTGCTGGTGACCAATCCCGGTTCCATCGAGCAGTACAAGGGTATCGGGAAAATCGCCGCACCCGGCGTGCCGGTCGTGGCTATCCCCACCACAGCCGGCACCGGCAGCGAAGCGACGGTCTACACCGTCATCACCGACCAGAAGACCGATGTCAAGATGTTGATCGGCAGCCCGTATCTCATGCCGACCATCGCCATTGTCGATCCCATGCTGACGGTGTCGTCGCCGCAGAGCGTGACAGCGGCGACCGGAGTCGATGCGCTGGTGCACGCTATCGAAGCGTATGTGTCGGTCAAGCGTCAACCGATGACCGACATTTTCTGTCTGTCGGCAATCCGGCTGATTTCCCAGAATATTCGCCAGGCATGGGCAAACGGCAACAACATCGAAGCGCGTGAGCAGATGATGCTCGGCGCCTTCCAGGCGGGAGTCGCATTCAGCAACTCGTCGGTTGCGCTGGTTCACGGGATGTCGCGCCCGATCGGCGCGCACTTCCATATCGCGCATGGCGTTTCTAACGCGGCGCTGCTGGCAGCCGTCACCGAGTTCAGTCTGATCGGCGACCCGGTGCGCTATGCGCAGATTGCCGAAGCGATGGGCGAACCGATTCAGGGTCTCTCGGTCATGGAGGCTGCGGATCGCGTCGTGCACGCCATCCGCCGTCTGGTCAGCGATATCCGCATCCCATCGCTGAAGCAACTGGGGGTCGAGCGTGAACGCCTGATCGAACTCGCGCCTTCGATGGCAGATGCAGCCATCGATAGCGGCAGCCCGGCGAACAACCCGCGCAAGCCAACCAGGCAAGAGATTATCGATCTGTATATCAAGGCATACGATCAGGAGTGA
- a CDS encoding glycosyltransferase, with the protein MESTNVASSAPAIRHDHAPALPVVWQSRWGLPIGYAVSSEALALELLSRGVELMYRPTPWHMPGVIRHPALRAAAARTPRDDAIQVSYDQADLFFTEHPGYKIGYTMLEVDGLPREWVAACNAMDEIWTPGRWGATVFADAGVTRPIVVMPLGYDPARFRPDGPARRIAGRFTFLSIFEWGERKAPEVLLRAYAAAFTRRDDVLLVLRVNNFDADVDVARQIAALRLPADAPPIVVIYNRQISDDSLGSLYRSADCFVLPTRGEGWGLPILEAMACGLPVIATDWSGQTEFFHSGVGYPLRVRRLVAANAKCPYYLGWRWADPDEEHLIALMRYVYEHPGEARQVGARAAQEAAARWTWAHAAERIHARLLAVAAPV; encoded by the coding sequence ATGGAATCCACGAATGTCGCAAGCTCAGCACCGGCGATCAGGCATGACCATGCACCAGCGCTCCCGGTCGTCTGGCAATCGCGCTGGGGTCTCCCGATCGGGTATGCTGTCTCATCGGAAGCGCTGGCACTCGAACTTCTCTCGCGCGGCGTTGAACTGATGTATCGCCCGACACCCTGGCATATGCCGGGGGTGATCCGCCACCCGGCGCTGCGTGCAGCGGCGGCGCGCACGCCACGCGATGATGCGATCCAGGTCAGCTACGATCAGGCCGATCTGTTCTTCACTGAACATCCAGGGTACAAAATCGGATACACCATGCTGGAAGTCGATGGTCTGCCGCGCGAATGGGTCGCCGCATGCAACGCGATGGACGAAATCTGGACGCCAGGCCGCTGGGGGGCGACAGTGTTTGCCGATGCTGGCGTCACACGCCCGATTGTTGTGATGCCGCTGGGGTACGATCCGGCGCGTTTTCGTCCCGATGGACCGGCGCGTCGCATTGCCGGGCGATTCACCTTCCTGTCGATCTTCGAATGGGGTGAGCGCAAAGCGCCGGAGGTGTTGTTGCGCGCCTATGCAGCAGCGTTCACGCGACGCGATGATGTGCTGCTGGTGTTGCGCGTAAACAATTTCGATGCAGACGTCGATGTCGCCCGACAGATCGCTGCGCTCCGGCTGCCTGCCGATGCGCCGCCCATCGTTGTGATCTACAACCGTCAGATCAGCGACGATAGCCTGGGATCGCTCTACCGCAGCGCCGACTGTTTCGTGTTGCCGACTCGTGGTGAGGGATGGGGATTGCCCATTCTCGAAGCGATGGCGTGCGGGTTGCCGGTGATCGCCACCGACTGGAGCGGCCAGACCGAATTCTTCCACAGCGGGGTCGGCTACCCATTGCGTGTACGCCGACTGGTCGCCGCCAATGCCAAATGCCCCTACTATCTGGGATGGCGCTGGGCAGACCCGGATGAGGAGCACCTGATTGCGCTTATGCGCTATGTCTATGAACACCCTGGCGAAGCGCGACAGGTTGGCGCACGTGCGGCGCAGGAAGCAGCGGCGCGCTGGACGTGGGCGCACGCAGCAGAGCGGATCCATGCACGGCTGCTGGCAGTGGCAGCACCGGTTTGA
- a CDS encoding orotate phosphoribosyltransferase has translation MVASSAYDIARVLIEAGAVLIRPYQPFTFASGLRSPIYCDNRILLGDVAARRIVIRSFAAHCTDASVVSGPATGGIPWVAWVAEMNGIPMAYVRSAAKGHGRGRQIEGAAVGGQRIVLLEDTVSTGESALQAAAAIRAEGGVVMRCVCIFTWGWRETTARFAATDLDLVALATLADVLEVAQHTGRLTADERTMIEAWAINPQGWSPPSDG, from the coding sequence ATGGTTGCCAGTTCTGCTTACGATATTGCGCGCGTGCTGATCGAGGCGGGCGCGGTGCTCATTCGCCCTTATCAGCCATTCACGTTCGCTTCCGGTCTCCGCTCGCCGATCTACTGCGATAACCGTATTCTGCTCGGCGATGTGGCAGCGCGCCGCATTGTGATCCGCAGTTTCGCCGCACACTGCACCGACGCCAGCGTTGTGTCCGGTCCGGCGACCGGCGGCATCCCGTGGGTTGCGTGGGTTGCAGAGATGAACGGCATACCGATGGCGTATGTCCGCAGCGCTGCAAAAGGGCATGGACGCGGGCGTCAGATCGAAGGCGCAGCGGTTGGCGGTCAGCGGATCGTTCTGCTGGAAGACACCGTCAGCACCGGCGAGAGCGCGCTCCAGGCAGCCGCAGCGATCCGCGCCGAAGGCGGCGTTGTGATGCGCTGTGTCTGTATTTTCACCTGGGGATGGCGTGAGACGACGGCGCGTTTTGCAGCGACAGACCTTGATCTTGTAGCGCTGGCAACCCTCGCCGACGTGCTCGAAGTCGCCCAGCACACCGGGCGCCTGACAGCGGACGAGCGTACCATGATCGAGGCATGGGCGATCAACCCCCAGGGCTGGTCGCCGCCGTCGGATGGATAG
- a CDS encoding Glu/Leu/Phe/Val family dehydrogenase — protein MTMEQESALASAQRQFDIAADLLQLEPGLRRILRVPQRELTVTFPVKMDDGRIETFVGYRVHHNITRGPAKGGIRYHPQVTIDDVRALSMWMTWKCATVNIPYGGAKGAVVVDPRTLSMGELERLTRRYTSEISILISPDRDIPAPDIGTNPQIMAWIMDTYSMHSGHTVPAVVTGKPIDIGGSYGRREATARGLSYVLREAAEALSFPIAGARIVIQGFGNVGATCARLLEEMGATIVAVSDSKGGIYRRNGLPLASVIAHKQRTGTVAGFPEADQVTNAELLELPCDILVPAAIHSQITARNADRIRARIIGEAANGPTTPDADAILYDRGVFVIPDILAGAGGVTVSYFEWVQGLQEFFWTEREVNAQLERVMVGAFNHVLRVAHERRVHMRTAAYLIAVNRVAEATRIRGIYP, from the coding sequence ATGACTATGGAGCAGGAAAGCGCGCTCGCCAGCGCGCAGCGCCAGTTCGACATTGCAGCCGATCTCTTGCAACTCGAACCCGGTCTCCGCCGCATCCTGCGAGTTCCGCAACGCGAACTGACGGTGACGTTTCCGGTCAAGATGGATGATGGTCGGATCGAAACGTTCGTCGGGTACCGTGTCCATCACAACATTACACGCGGTCCGGCAAAGGGGGGCATTCGCTACCATCCGCAGGTCACGATCGATGATGTGCGCGCACTGAGCATGTGGATGACATGGAAGTGCGCGACGGTCAATATTCCCTACGGCGGTGCAAAAGGCGCGGTGGTTGTCGATCCGCGCACGCTGTCGATGGGTGAACTCGAGCGGCTGACCCGCCGCTATACATCTGAAATCAGCATTCTGATCAGTCCTGATCGTGATATTCCGGCGCCGGACATTGGCACGAATCCGCAGATCATGGCCTGGATCATGGATACCTACTCGATGCATAGCGGGCACACGGTTCCTGCGGTCGTCACCGGCAAGCCGATCGATATCGGCGGTTCCTATGGGCGGCGTGAGGCGACTGCGCGCGGGTTGTCGTATGTACTGCGCGAAGCCGCCGAGGCGCTGAGTTTCCCGATCGCTGGCGCGCGGATCGTCATTCAGGGGTTCGGCAATGTTGGCGCCACCTGTGCGCGTCTGCTGGAGGAAATGGGGGCGACCATCGTTGCCGTGTCGGACAGCAAGGGCGGCATTTATCGCCGGAACGGCTTGCCGCTGGCGTCGGTCATTGCCCACAAGCAGCGCACCGGCACAGTCGCCGGTTTCCCGGAAGCCGATCAGGTCACGAATGCGGAATTGCTTGAACTGCCGTGCGATATTCTGGTGCCGGCGGCGATTCACTCGCAGATCACGGCGCGTAACGCCGACCGGATCCGTGCGCGGATCATCGGCGAAGCCGCCAACGGACCAACGACTCCCGATGCCGATGCGATCCTGTATGATCGCGGAGTGTTCGTCATCCCGGATATCCTGGCTGGCGCTGGCGGTGTGACGGTCAGTTATTTTGAATGGGTGCAGGGATTGCAGGAGTTCTTCTGGACCGAACGCGAAGTCAACGCCCAACTCGAGCGCGTCATGGTGGGCGCGTTCAACCATGTGCTGCGTGTCGCGCACGAGCGTCGCGTTCATATGCGAACTGCCGCCTACCTGATCGCCGTTAATCGCGTTGCCGAGGCCACCCGCATCCGCGGCATTTATCCATGA